The genomic segment GTCCGCAGGAAAGGCCGGCCGCTTCCATAATCGCGCGCACCATGAACGCCGTCGTGGTTTTGCCATTGGTGCCCGTGATTCCGACCACCTTCAGGCTCTGCGATGGATGGTTGTAAAACTGCGCCGAAGCCTGTGCCATCGAACGGCGCGCATCACTGACCTTGATACGCGTAACCCGCCGACGGAAACTGGCGTCATTCTCCAAGACTACGGCCGACGCGCCACGATCAATTGCGGCGTCCAAAAATCTATGTCCATCTGTCCGTTCGCCGCGAACCGCCACAAACAAATTGCCCGGCATGACCCGGCGGGAGTCGCAGGTAATACCGGTGATCTCCCGGTCCAGGGTTCCATCGACAGCCAGCGGCTTCACAGTTTTGACGACCTCAGCGAGGTTCATGATAGTTTGGCAACCTCCGCTAAGGGGGCTTGCGGCGTTTGTGGTTCGATCCCCAAATACTCGGCAACTTTCTCCGCTACTTCCCGGAATACGGGTCCAGCGACCGAGCCGCCATAGAAGGCACCGCCGGATGGATCATCCAGGGACACCAAAATTGAAATTTGCGGGTCCGACGCCGGGAAATAGCCAATAAATGACGAGTAGTACTTGCGAACATACTGGCCATTCTCGACCTTTTGGGCCGTGCCCGTCTTGCCGGCGATATCAAAGCCCGGCACACCCGCTTTGGGGGCCGTACCGTCGGGTCCCACCACCTTGCGCAACGCCGTCGTCATCAACATGCATGTGCGCGGCGCGATGATCTGGCCCACTTGTTGGGGTTCGTACTGCAGGACCGGGGTGCCATCCTGGTCCACAACACTCTTGACGATCATCGGCTTCATTCGCATACCGCCGTTGGCGATGGTGTTCATCGCCATCAACATCTGCAGGGGCGTGACGGCGATCTCATGCCCCATGGGAATGCGGGTGATTGATAGGCTGTTCCAACGGGCCAACGGATGCGCGATACCGGACACTTCGCCGGGCAGCGCGATGTCCGTCTTGTGGCCGAACCCATACCGATGGATATAGTCGGCGAGCCGCGCCGGCCCCATCCGCAGTCCGACCTTCGCCGCACCAATATTGCTGGAATGAAAGAGGATCTCCTCCACATTCAGGACTCCATAGGGATGCGCATCATGCAAGATGCGGCCGGCATACATGAACGCGCCGTTCTCGCAGTCAAACTGATCGTTGAGGCTGACAACACCTTCGTTGAGCGCCCCGGAGCAGACGACGATCTTGAACGTCGAGCCCGGCTCGGCCACATCGCTAATGCAGCGATTGCGGCGGGCGTCAGCCGACGCGCCATCCATCTCGGTGGGGTCGAACGTCGGCCGTGAACTCATCGCGAGGATCTCGCCGGTCTTGGGACGCGAAACAATGATCACGCCTGCCTGCGGCTTGAACTCGACCATCGCTTTCTCGAGTTCCTGCTCCGCCACATGTTGAATTACCTGGTCAACTGTCAACACCACATTGAAACCGTCGCGCGGCCCGAGTTGCTCGTTGCGCAGCGCACGAATCTCATGCCCCTTGCGGTCGCGCTCGATGACTTCATAGCCCGCCTGACCTTCCAGGTAATCA from the Verrucomicrobiia bacterium genome contains:
- a CDS encoding penicillin-binding protein 2, with product MILAPQKGRALIVIGALASVFMALGFRLFDLHVLQHKELSALAQANREQVVHQQGRRGAILDANGNLLANSLSVRIVTADATITAPQAAAIAEKLAPLLKTDVESLSQKLSSPTHYVRLNPRAKLDEDTVQKIRAMKLKGIFFEDQFVRSYPNGPLASHVIGFVNSEHKGVQGIEASMDDYLEGQAGYEVIERDRKGHEIRALRNEQLGPRDGFNVVLTVDQVIQHVAEQELEKAMVEFKPQAGVIIVSRPKTGEILAMSSRPTFDPTEMDGASADARRNRCISDVAEPGSTFKIVVCSGALNEGVVSLNDQFDCENGAFMYAGRILHDAHPYGVLNVEEILFHSSNIGAAKVGLRMGPARLADYIHRYGFGHKTDIALPGEVSGIAHPLARWNSLSITRIPMGHEIAVTPLQMLMAMNTIANGGMRMKPMIVKSVVDQDGTPVLQYEPQQVGQIIAPRTCMLMTTALRKVVGPDGTAPKAGVPGFDIAGKTGTAQKVENGQYVRKYYSSFIGYFPASDPQISILVSLDDPSGGAFYGGSVAGPVFREVAEKVAEYLGIEPQTPQAPLAEVAKLS